The DNA window GGCGAGGCCCCGGTCCCGATCGTGGCCCCGCAGTCGCCCGGCGACTGCTTCAACGCGGCGATCGAGGCGGCCCGGATCGCGGTCACCTACCGCACCCCGGTGATGCTGCTCTCCGACGGCTACCTCGCCAACGGCTCCGAGCCGTGGAAGATCCCGGAGATGGCCGACCTGCCGGTCATCGACCCGGGCTTCGCAACCGAGCGCAACAAGACGGTCACGGCCAAGGACGGCACGGAGTCCGAGGAGTACTGGCCCTACCTGCGCGACGAGGAGACCCTCGCGCGCCCCTGGGCCATCCCCGGCACGCCCGGCCTCGAGCACCGCATCGGCGGCCTCGAAAAGGGCGAGGGCCACGGCAACATCTCCTACGACCCGGCCAACCACGACTTCATGGTCCGCACCCGCCAGGCCAAGGTCGACCGGATCGCCGACTCGCTGCCGCCGCTGCAGGTCGACGACCCGTCGGGCGAGGCCAAGGTGCTGGTGATCGGCTGGGGCTCGACGTACGGCCCCATCGGCGCCGGCTGCCGCCGGGTCCGCAAGGCCGGCTACCGCGTCGCCCAGGTGCACCTGCGCCACCTCAACCCCTTCCCGAAGGACCTCGGCGACATCCTCAAGCGCTACGACAAGGTGCTGTGCCCCGAGATGAACCTCGGCCAGCTCAGCCTGCTGCTGCGCGGCCGGTACCTCGTGGACGCCATCGGCTACAACCAGGTCAACGGCATGCCCATCAAGGCGGCGACTCTCGCCGAGGCCATCGGCAACCTGGTTGCCGAGGCCGAGGGCATCACCGTCGACCTCACGCCTCAGGAGGCGAGCAAGTGACTGCGACCGAGAACCTGCCCTTCCCCGGCCTGCGGTCGGGGGTCGAGCTGGTCCCGACCAACGACGAGCCCCAGACCGGCAAGGAGTACACCTCCGACCAGGAGGTCCGCTGGTGCCCCGGCTGCGGCGACTACGCCGTGCTCAAGGCCGTCCAGGGCTTCCTGCCCCAGCTGGGCCTGCGCCGCGAGAACATCGTGTTCGTCTCCGGCATCGGCTGCTCGTCGCGGTTCCCCTACTACCTCGACACCTACGGCATGCACTCGATCCACGGCCGCGCGCCGTCGATCGCGACCGGGATCGCCACCGCCCGCGAGGACCTGTCGGTGTGGGTCGTCACCGGTGACGGTGACGCGCTGTCGATCGGCGGCAACCACCTGATCCACGCGCTGCGCCGCAACGTCAACATGACGATCCTGCTCTTCAACAACCGGATCTACGGCCTGACCAAGGGCCAGTACTCCCCCACCTCCGAGGCCGGCAAGATCACCAAGTCGACCCCGATGGGATCGCTCGACCACCCCTTCAACCCGGTGTCGCTGGCGCTCGGTGCCGAGGGGTCGTTCGTGGCCCGCACCATCGACTCCGACCGCAAGCACCTCACCTCGGTGCTCTCCGCGGCCGCGGCC is part of the Nocardioides conyzicola genome and encodes:
- a CDS encoding 2-oxoacid:ferredoxin oxidoreductase subunit beta encodes the protein MTATENLPFPGLRSGVELVPTNDEPQTGKEYTSDQEVRWCPGCGDYAVLKAVQGFLPQLGLRRENIVFVSGIGCSSRFPYYLDTYGMHSIHGRAPSIATGIATAREDLSVWVVTGDGDALSIGGNHLIHALRRNVNMTILLFNNRIYGLTKGQYSPTSEAGKITKSTPMGSLDHPFNPVSLALGAEGSFVARTIDSDRKHLTSVLSAAAAHRGTSLVEIYQNCPIFNDGAFDAIKNPDTKADAIIPLVHGEAIRFGVEGSKGLIRDSETGGVKVVDVADVGEDAILVHNAHNPDPTMAFAISRLTDSGYLNQSPIGIFRQVERPTYDDGARAQIATSREAAPGTPAERLAKLIGGGDTWTVV